The Vicugna pacos chromosome 5, VicPac4, whole genome shotgun sequence genome includes the window ttattaaatgtgtCTCCAAAACCATAGAGCCCTGGCCATTCCATGAAGTGAAAGTTACTTCCAAGCTAACAAGAAGAATGCTGTCTGAGGTTTGTGAGCAGACGGGTTAAAATCTGGGAAGCTTTTATTGTGCAGTAACACTCATCTCTCTTCTCTAGGCCAGAAATTAAGTTTACCTCAAATATGGACGACATTAACTGGGAGAATTACAGTGAAGATTTTGGTAATTACAGTTACAACACTGACCTGCCCTCTATCCTACCAGACTCTGCCCCATGCCGGCCAGAATCTCTGGATGTCAACAAGTATGGCATTGTCCTCATCTATGCCCTGGTCTTCCTGCTTAGCCTGCTGGGAAACTCCCTGGTGATGCTGGTCATCTTATACAGCCGGGTGGGCCGCTCTGTCACCGATGTCTACCTGCTGAACCTGGCCATGGCTGACCTGCTCTTTGCCCTGACCTTGCCGATCTGGGCTGCCTCCAAAGCAAAGGGCTGGATCTTTGGCACACCCCTGTGCAAGGTGGTCTCACTCCTGAAGGAAGTCAACTTCTACAGTGGTATTCTACTGCTGGCCTGCATCAGTATGGATCGCTACCTGGCCATTGTCCATGCCACACGCACACTGACTCAGAAGCGGCACTGGGTCAAGTTCATATGCTTAGGCATCTGGACCCTGTCCTTGATCCTGGCCCTGCCCATCTTCCTCTTCCGCAGGACCATCTACCCACCCTATTCAAGCCCAGTCTGCTACGAAGACATGGGTGCCAATACAACAAAATGGCGGGTGGTGATGCGGGCTCTGCCCCAGACCTTTGGCTTCCTCGCGCCCCTGCTGGTCATGCTGTTCTGCTACGGATTCACCCTGCGCACGCTGTTTGCGGCCCACATGGGGCAGAAACACCGGGCCATGCGGGTCATCTTTGCTGTGGTGCTCGTCTTCCTGCTCTGCTGGCTGCCCTACAACCTGGTCCTGATCGTAGACACCCTCATGAGGATGCGGGTGATCTCGGAGACCTGTGAGCGTCGCAATGACATAGGCCGGGCCCTGGATGCCACTGAGATCCTGGGCTTCCTCCACAGCTGCCTCAATCCTCTCATCTATGTCTTCATTGGCCAGAAGTTTCGCCACGGACTCCTCAGGATCATGGCCATCCATGGCCTGATCAGCAAGGAGTTCTTGGTCAAGGATGGCAGGCCTTCCTTTGTTGGCTCTTCTTCAGGGAATACTTCTACCACCCTCTAAGACCCCCGCACAgggctcttcccttcccttcaccATCCATTCCAAGCCTCATATCCTCTGACTGTTCACAGTCTGCATTTCAAGGCAGCCTGCCATTCTGGTTACAGGGAGTTGCTGAGGCCACATCCTTACCAGGCCCCCATTGTGTGCCCTGGCCCCACCTCTTACCATAATCACCATGTCAACTGCTAGAGCTTGGTCCATCCAACCATTGAGCCCACAGCCCTCTGTCTTCTGGCAGAGAGTCTTTGAAGACACTCTTTTAAGTAACTATAAAAGTTCCCACCATTGGGAACCAGTGATGTCAAACATCATTAGTTGCTTCCCCAActttctctttccttgccttctaGCAAAGTCCCTTGAGAGAGGCTGAGAATGACAGACACTCACTTTCTAAGACTCTCTTCAGCCAGGAGTGGCCATATCATCTGGTTCTGACTAATAAGACTTAAAAGCAATAGTGTTCTGGTAAACCAATCTTCTGGGAGAAAAACttctgatttgtagcatttgccatgTTCCAGTGTGTAAATgctcccaccatggctgatttcaggGGTGGCAGTGTTTAGCAACCAGCTCACGAAATCTAGAAAATGTAATAGTATGCTTTTACAGGTAGGTAAAAATTGGCTTCAGTGCACCATTGCTTAAGAGGAAGTCTGCTAGGGCCAGGAGACCCCTGGGAAATATTCTTGAtttaagagggagagagagagagagagaaacatatcCTTGATTCTTGCTTTTGAATGTGGTTATAAGATATGATGTATGGAGCTGAGGCAGCCACTTTGTGACAATGAGGCAAAAAGTATGTCCCACTCAGGCTGATGGAGCCAAAGGATAAAAAGAGCCTGAGAATAAAGAGCTCAGAAGTTAAACTAAGCATAAATGTCAAGTGATCTTCAACAAGAATGCCAAGactattcaatggggaaaggatagtctgtCAGCAAATCGTGCTGGTAAAATTAGATGTACACATGCacaagaatgaaattggacccttaccttacaccacatacaaaattaactcaatatggatcaaagatttaaaattaaagctaaaattctaaaactcttagaagaaaacataggtgggaAGATTCATgtcattggatttggcaatgttTTGTTGGATATGACACCAGAAGTGTAGGCACCAAAAGAAACAGTAGGTTTATTGGACTGCATCAAAGTTAagaacttttgtgcatcaaaggacactatcaacagagtgaaaaggcaaaccacagaatgggagaaaatatttgaaatcataTATCTTATTAGAGGTtaatatgcagaatatataatgaatttctacaactcaacagcaaaaaacaaacaagcaaacaacctaattcaaaaataggcaaaggaatTAGAAAGtagacattcctccaaagaaCATAAAGAAATAGGTCATCAGTAataattaggaaaatgtaaatcaaaactacagtgaggtccCACTTTACACACAGGTATTTGTacactaatgttcatagcagcattattcacaatagtcaaaatgtggaaataacccaattgtccatcagcagatgaatgggtcaACAAAGTGTGATATATCCCTAcgatggaataatactcagtctctaaaaggaataaaattctgatacatgcaactacatggatgagccttgaaaacattatgctaagtgaaataaaccaagcacaatattatatgattccacttatatgaagtacctagaatagtcagatttatagagacagaaagtaaaatagtGTTTACCAGAGGCTGGGTGAagggggaaaatggggagttattgtgtAATGGGTACAGAATTCAGTTCAGGATGATGAAAAGTttctggagatggacagtggtAATAATTGtacaataatgtgaatgtacttaatgccactaaactgtacactttaaaatggttaaaatgataaattttgtgttatgcatattttaccactTATTTCCAAAAAGGCAGACTTGAACCAATGGACCCACCTACCTATAACTTCTTAAATGATATCATTAAATGTCTCTTTTGTATAAACCACTTTTAGTTGGATATTTCATTACTTGCAACACAAAGCATTTAAGTGCTACAGAGAGGTCAGGCAAGGATGAGCAGAGGTCCTGAATGAAGTTCTTTATGATAAATAAATCCCTTTGTTAGTTACTGAGTACATAGAGAGAAGGACTAAAATCAACGTGGAGGCTggcatttcttccttcctcccccccccccaccagcccAAGCCTCCTGCTGCTGAACATGTATTATGGAAGGAAACTTGGCCTGGGATCCTCTGGTGTTCCTCACGTCCTTGGGTGAAAGAGTACTCAAGTGTCAAGAATGAACCTAGAAGGGCTGCGAAAGTCTACCAAGTCAGAGGGTTAGGTAGCCAGAAGTCAGAGAGCTCTCCTGAGCTCAAAACCAGCAAGCCCCACTTTGAGTTCCCCTTCACTCTCTCCCCTCTACCACCcagaacacacacagacacacccatcatTCAGGTTTGACAAAAGGGCACTCATGTCGAATAGGAAAATGGCATAAGTCACCAGGACAAAACAAAGATTTGActcattccttcaacaggacTGACTGCCTCCTGTTTCAGAGTTTGGGGTACAGCAGCACTCAAAACAGACTGAGCCTCCCTCTGGCAGAGCCCCTGTTCATAGGGCTTGTCTCTGACGGGTTTTGGACAGGAGGGGCTCTGGCTCTGAGCAGCCTATTGAGGAAGTCAGGAAGCAAGGGGAACTGAACTTCATTATCACCAAACTTTTACCAGGTTCCAATCCCTTTCATGTTAACAACTGTCTGACCATTTAATCAAGGAGATAGCCACTGTGGCCATGAAAAGAGGCCTCTCCAGGGAGGTAGGAGCAAACTTCTGAGCTGGAGTGCTCACGGGGCAGGCAACTACGACTTCTAACTCATGAAGGTGCTTTTCCTTCGCATTCAGCAAACAGGATTAATTCAGCAACAGTAATCTCTTGTTCCCAGCTCACTCTGCCAGGCAGCGTGCTACAGTCAGGATCAAGCATGACTTAGCTGCTCTGGCTGAGCCTTCAGACTAGCTTCTGATTCATCAggagggaaaggcagggagaCGGGTAATTACCAAACACCAGAGTTGCCAGGACTGGGCAAGACGGGCGGACCGGACGGCTCCCTGAGATGATTGTCAGTGGGAGGAGGCCGCTCTGGTTCCAGCAACTCTGCTCTTTCCTTGTTGAACAGGGGCTAAAAGAAACATGGTTCTCCAAGGAAAATAAGAGGATAAAATAAGCCAAGAAGCAATGAGGCGGAGGCTGAGTTGTGCTTACGTGAGCTGTTAATGTGTACCCCTGTCTCTTACTCACACTcttacacacttacacacacatagAGACAGTCTTGGCCCAAATAATCTACCAACTAAGCCATCACTAGGACAGGGCTAATCAGGGTCTGCCTTTGAGTTGTTGATTTCTGTCTTTCCTCCAAAGTTTCCAGGCCTGAGTCCCACTGTGTCGGGGCCCAGCACCTTTCTGCCCAGAGCTGCATGCTCCATCTGAGCTGGCCTCTCTCTTGCTTTCAGAGAACATTCCTCTGCTTACACCAACACCAtctgtcttctttctctgtcCCCAAAGTTTATGACATCTTCCTCTACCACAGTCCCTCCCTAGACTCTGCAGGATAGGCTCCTGTTGTTCATAACAGCAGCCTCTCTTGCGTGATATGAAGAAGTACCTCCAGTTTGCATGTCGCATCGAAACACATCACATGTAGGCCCACAAGAAGAACCACACCGTCACACAGCAGTAAAGCCAGGGGAGACCCAGAGACCCACCCCCAGGCCAAGTCCTTCAAATCATAATTGAGGACACTGAAGCCCACAGAAAGCAACTGGACCAAAatctcatggctgaatagtaatGACACTGGAATAAAAATTCCTAGTTCggttcatttttttccaaatatttcactTTTCGAATGGTACATGAGTTATACATGAACTTCTCAGAGCATTCCACTCACACGATAGGGCAGTCTACTTCTTTAGGACTTGGAGTCATCTATGTTGGTGCTGGGATTTGGAGTCTGATGGAAGGAAGGGCCAGCTGAGGTTTAGGGCAAAGGTACAGGGGCAGGCTCAGGTAAGGGTACCCTATTCTACACTGGCAGGCAGGACAGTTAAGAGACAATCAGAGCCCAACACAAAGTTCAAAGATAGGCCAAACTAAACCCTCTCTTGAGATACATGCTCTACCACAGAGGTTCAGTTAGAAAAGCAGAACCACTAGGAGGAGGGATTTGTTGCAGGGATCTGACTGTAGCAACTGGGAGTCGGTTAAATAGTCTAGATCAGGCTGTTGATTTTGCTTCTGGTGTTGGGACCTGAAAGTGGCAGGACAGACAGCCAAGAAGGGAAGATGCATATGAAGTGAAGAGCGAGGACAAGCTGGAACCTGCGAGGGCAGACTGAAAGCTGCGAGGGGCTCTCATGGCCTCCAGGCTCTGTCTGTGGATGGCCTGCCTGCTGGAGAAGCTGGCGCCTGCATCGTGAAAGTTAGCGCACACCTGCCTCGGGAGCACGAGGGGCTGGGGACCCACTGCGGGCCGACCAACGACAGCAGCTAGCAGATAAGCGGCAGCACGTCACAGCGTCTCGCACCTGGTGCTGACATTTCAGAGCATAAAAAATGCAGCTTGTGCTCCACCTCTGCCCTGCAAATCTCACACTAAAGTTTCTTCTGGTCAGTGCTAACTTGGAACTAAGCAAGGAAGGGATTTGGGAAAACATAATTCCAGCTTAGCTAAACTGACTCTGTACAAATCTTTCACTCGAACTTTGGTTACCTATGAAAAGGAATCTAAAGACAAAAGAATGGTTACCACCAACGTTTGGATAATGCTTATTTAAGGTTTCAACCCATTAGGGAGGAGCACACTGGGGCTTTGGAAGGTGCTGATAATATTCTCTTTCTTTACCTAGGTCACAGAAAACTGGGGTTCACTATATTATCATTCTTTAAGCTATAAACGTAAGTTCTCCACAAGTATGTGCTCTATTCACaattaaaatgcttttaattattaaaataaagggGGAAATATGAAGAAAGTGATCAGGAGAACAAAGGGGACAACTTCAGTAATTTGGAGGAGCCATTGCAGGGAGATTTTGGTCCGAATTCATCAAATGAGAAGACAATATTATCATCACTACTTCTAGGAGAGTAAATAGGTCCAGCCTTTAGAGAAGACAATTTCATACCTCTTTTAGTACACATATCCTCTAATCCAGGAACTACACTTCTAAAATGTACCCCTTAGAAATACCCACATAAGTGGACAAATGCATACAGGATACTTTTTGCAGCTTTGTTTATAAAACTCAAAgcttagaaacaacctaaatgttcatcagtagGGAAATGGTTAGATCAAATTATGAAGGTGCATCCACATCATGGAATGCATTGAAGGCAGTGGTTTAACTGAGGGCTAAAAACATGATGCTACGTGGAAGAAGCCAGAGCAGaagatcacatattgtatgaGTCCACTGACATAAATTGTTCAGAAAAGGTGAATCTATTgaggcagaaagtagatgagGGGTTGATTGCAAACAGACACTAGGTTTCTATTAGGGGTGATGGAAAGATTCTAAATCTGAATTGTGGTAATGGCTGTTCAACTCtttacatttactaaaaatcattggaTCGTGTActtaaaatgagtgaattttatattaagtatacctcagtaaaactgtTTTTAGAAAACTTGAACAAATAATGATGCggttacagtcagccctccataccCATGGGCTCTGCATATGCAGATTTAACCAACCATGGATTGAAACTACTCAGaaaaaatattccagaaagttccaaaaaaccAAACTTGAATTTACCGTGCATCAGCAACTATTTTCATAGCATTTACCTTGTAGTTACAACAATTTACttagcatttacattgtgttaagtattgtaagtaatctagaggtgATTTAATGTCTACAGGAGGATGAatgtagattatatgcaaatactatgctattttatataagagacttgagcatctgtggattttggtacccATTGGGTAGTCCTAAAAATAATCCCCCATGACAACTGAGGGACGGTTGTATGTGAATGGACATGGAAAGATCTTCAAGAAATaatgttgaatgaaaaagaaaagtagaacAGCATGCATAGTAAGTGGCTTAACCATTtgtataaaaacatgaaaatatatatgggtttaaaaatattcagaaaaatatcTGGGAGAATCTACACCAAGCCGTTAAAAGGAGTTACTGTTAAAGAGAATTGGAGGGCAGAGTAATATTCACGATTAATTCATGCACTTTTCAATGGTTTCAATTTATTTGGTTGGGGCAGTGTTTTTTCCAGAATTGAGAGAACTGAGGCCTGGGGACTATGGATGGGGCCTGCGGGCCATCACGGGTGTAGGCCTCCTTACAGACAGGGAGGCTGGGCTTTGTGgatatgcctgtttttgtgctTTACTTTCTCCTTAAATAGTAttagccttttttcttttaacctcaTTTTCTAGTAAAGTTGCTTTTTGAAAAACATCACCTTAGTCTCAAATAATTTAAGCACTAAGGGGACCAAAAGGAACTAGGAAGCATTAAAAGCCATTGAAACAGTATTTCTAAtgtatttctatttctgtctctaTTTTAAGTTGGGCTCCTTGCTTAAAGTGTAGCTTTGTGGACAACCCCGAAATGGATCAGGGTCCAGGCAGGACCCAAATAGCATCCTGGAGCTGGGCAAGGACAGATAGTTTTATAAAACTCACGAGAACTGGATAAATAGCAGAGTcgcactgtacagcacagggaactctacccGGTACCTTgcaatgacctataatgaaaaagaatatgaaaaggcatatatacatgtataagtaGGTCACtaagctatacaccagaaactaatacaatattgtaaatcaactatatctcaatttttaaaaactcttgagAATTGAATAAAAAGGACCTTTAACAAAATGTGGGAAGGGTTTGGAGAAAGTAATGAGCAATGGTGCAGCACCCTTAGGGCAGTAACGATTGTGATCTGTTACTATCCCTAGGCCATAGGAGTTGTAGGGGAGCCATGGCAGGAGCCCCAAGAGAAGGCTATATGATGTGGGCTGCCTGCCAAGAGCCAATCCCAGCAATCAGCAGGGACAGAGCTGGGGGATAAATTCTCTGAAATTGAAGCTTCTGCCTGTAGATCTCCGGCCAGGGTTCCTACTGGCTGAGCTCAGAAACCAGAGGACCAGAAATCCACTAAGGCAGTCCATATTGGTCAGCATCCCAGGGCATAGCACATGGTAGAGAAAGGCAGAGAGTGGGTCTGGACGAGCAAATGGAAAATATCCAACTCACTACCCCAGCGTAAGGTTAACGTGAGGTGAAGGTCCCAGTCCTAAAGAATCTGAATAGCTGAGAGTGGGTCCTGAGAATCTAGAGCCCAAGATGAATCTGATCAAGACTCAAGTTTAAAGCCCATTGACCCAGAAGCAATGGTGGCAGATCTGCTCAAACTGGACATGAGAAATGCTCTATCAGGATTAGAATTGTCTGTGAGAGTGATTTTCCCCTTACAGGTATATAGTccacttctctctttccatgtccACTTCCAGTCTCTAAGAACCCCCCCAACTCTTCTAAGCTGACCCCCAGCCAAAAGCAAGATAGCCTTGCATGGAGCCTCCTCCTGACCATTCCATCCGCCCAAGGTGGGGCAGATGTGGGGGTAGGGAGCGGATGTGGGGAAGAGCAGACATCACTGTCCCAACCTAAGGCCCCTCCCCGAGCAGCTTCAGAGACGTTCACAAGGCACCTTCCCGGAGAAAACAGACACATCACTGATTTCCCAATAGAGCCTTGCAAAGTCTGATGTCAGACATGTTCCCCTGGCCATAAACAGTGGGGACGGTTTCCTATCAAAGCTGGCTCTATGCCAAGCCAACCCAGAAGTTGGGTTAAACTCTTAATTCCCATGAGGTGTTCTGTCCCATATTTTTTCTCTGTACCACTACAGTGATAATACCAGCTAGCTCTTCGAGAGGACTTTCTTGGAGGTCCAGCATTATGCTAAGGGATTTACTTTGCTTGACTATTCAATTGGCCATGGCACTTGGACACCGCTGCTGCCCCCTGCCTAATTCCCTCCCTTGCCCAAGGGTCCAACTCAGCTAACAAAAATGAATAAGCATGACTCCCAGGAATTTCTGAAAGGCTCCGGGGATTCAATGTCATAGTAACTCCCAGGGACCAGGGTCAGTGTTGCATAAAAATCCTCCATTTATGGAAAGACTCTACCATTTCCACTTAGGACACACACAGGTACATTGAACACTCTGCAAATGGCAACCCTCTAGGGCTGTGCAGTGTCAAACCTGCCCATCTGTGAGTGGTGGCCCTAAACTGCTTTACCTAAATCTAGATTGTCTGGGTGGAAGGGAGCTTATAAGATTCACTTCTTGGGAGCCCagtttcttttttgagggggtgagaggaggaggtaatttggtttgtttgtttgattgacttttaaatggaggtagtggggattgaacccaggacctcat containing:
- the CXCR2 gene encoding C-X-C chemokine receptor type 2 isoform X2 → MDDINWENYSEDFGNYSYNTDLPSILPDSAPCRPESLDVNKYGIVLIYALVFLLSLLGNSLVMLVILYSRVGRSVTDVYLLNLAMADLLFALTLPIWAASKAKGWIFGTPLCKVVSLLKEVNFYSGILLLACISMDRYLAIVHATRTLTQKRHWVKFICLGIWTLSLILALPIFLFRRTIYPPYSSPVCYEDMGANTTKWRVVMRALPQTFGFLAPLLVMLFCYGFTLRTLFAAHMGQKHRAMRVIFAVVLVFLLCWLPYNLVLIVDTLMRMRVISETCERRNDIGRALDATEILGFLHSCLNPLIYVFIGQKFRHGLLRIMAIHGLISKEFLVKDGRPSFVGSSSGNTSTTL
- the CXCR2 gene encoding C-X-C chemokine receptor type 2 isoform X1, producing the protein MCLNLGGILTLPNGLLSKFDGLGPKGGSYCRPNSKWTSEEKASNALREVPGESRWLWSEVKDNARWNGAPIWRPEIKFTSNMDDINWENYSEDFGNYSYNTDLPSILPDSAPCRPESLDVNKYGIVLIYALVFLLSLLGNSLVMLVILYSRVGRSVTDVYLLNLAMADLLFALTLPIWAASKAKGWIFGTPLCKVVSLLKEVNFYSGILLLACISMDRYLAIVHATRTLTQKRHWVKFICLGIWTLSLILALPIFLFRRTIYPPYSSPVCYEDMGANTTKWRVVMRALPQTFGFLAPLLVMLFCYGFTLRTLFAAHMGQKHRAMRVIFAVVLVFLLCWLPYNLVLIVDTLMRMRVISETCERRNDIGRALDATEILGFLHSCLNPLIYVFIGQKFRHGLLRIMAIHGLISKEFLVKDGRPSFVGSSSGNTSTTL